AGGAAAATTAGGGCATGACTGTTCTACAACCGCTGAAAACTCTTGTAAGATGGGTTCCATCGCCCGACTGTGGTAAGCCTGAGACGTATTTAATTGAGTATGCCGTACTGAATTGTCATTCAGAACTTTCAACAACCACGCCAGTTCACCGTTTTGTACACTGAGAACTAACTGTGTTTCACTGTTGATTGCAGCCAAGTCTACCTTCTGCTTCCAATCTTCTCCGAGAACCTCATGCAGCTGATTCTCTGCCAGATGACAAGCGATCATTGCTCCTTTTTCCGCCCGAGCCATCAGGCTTCCGCGAAGAAATACTAAATCTAGAGCTGTTTCATAGTTCCATACCCCTGCATAGCAAGCTGCGACAAACTCACCAAGGCTATGACCAACCAAGGTGTCAGGTGATAACTTGGTACTTTTCAGAAGTTCTAGATAGCTCATCGCTAGAATAAACAATGCTGGTTGGACAAGAGCCGTGTTCTGCAAAGCTTCATCTAAGTCGTTACTCGCCTCAGTTAACAAGGGTAACAACTGAACACCGTAACTTCTTTCAATATACGCGCAGCCTTGGTCAATCATTGCACGTGCAACAGGATAACTGTGATAAATGCCAGCCGCCATGCCTGAAAACTGACTACCTTGACCAGTAAAGACGTACACTAGCTGATCACATTGACGTTGAGAAACAATAGGTTGTTCTAAGGCGTCGGCCAGAACTTGATTCGGTTCAATCACGCACGAACAGCGGTGAGAAAATGCTTTTCTCGTGTGTCGTAAGGTCCATTCAATATCTCCCAACGAATGTGCTCGAACTGACTTCGATTGCTCAAACAAACGTACCGTTTCTACAGATTGAGCATAACTCGGCGTTGACCATTGTAGAACATGATGCTGTTGACTAAACACGGCATTCCCCCCCTAAAAATTCGGGTGCAGACGATAAAACAACATGTGCATTAGTGCCGCCAAACCCAAATGAACTGACTGCCCCAAAAATGTCACCTGACTCCCTCAAAGAAAACGCATCTGAATTAACAAAGAATGGACTGGACTCTAGCCCTAAGCGAGGGTTAGGTTATTTCATAATGCAAAGTAGCAGGGAGCACTCGCTGTTCAATCGTTTTTGCTGCTTTGATTAGTGCGGCGATACCGCTCGCACAATCCAAATGCCCAATATTTGATTTGATGGAGCCAAGGGCACAATATTGCGAGCCACATTCACCATAAGCACTTTTTAGCGCAGACAGCTCCATGGGGTCACCTAGTTCAGTTGCCGTACCATGGGCTTCGACAAAGTGAATCTCTTCAGGACCAACACCAGCTACATTCATTGCCTCTTGAATAACTTCAGTCTGACCAGCCAAACTTGGAGCGGTAAACCCTGCTTTGCTCGCCCCGTCGTTATTAACGGCAGAACCTCTCACAACCGCATAAATATAATCATTGTCAGATTGTGCATCTTCGAGACGCTTCAATGTCACCGCTCCAACACCATCACCAAACAAAGTGCCAGACGATTGATGATCAAATGGACGGCAATGACCGTCTTTCGAACGTATCCCTTGTGGCGAGTAGAGATACCCCATTGGACCATATGCCGAAATCGAAGCACCACCAGCTAAAGCGAGATCACACTCACCCGCCAACAGCGCCTGACAAGCTTGATGCACTGCCACCAAAGAGGTTGAACACGCGGTTTGCACTGTCATTGCGGGTCCCGTCAGGTTCAATTTATATGCGACACGCGTACAAAGAAAATCCTTATCATTGGCCATCATGATGCTCACTGGATCACGATGAGCATACTTCGGATTACCAAGAATATTGTTTGCAAAGTAAGTGCCTATAGAACAACCTCCGAAAACGCCGGTTTTTAAACCCACCGTTTCTGGCTCTGGGTAGCCAGCGTTTTCTAAAGATTGCCAACAAATTTGTAAAAACAAACGCTGCTGCGGGTCCATCATTTCTGCTTCTGCGGGCGTGATATCAAAAAAGCTGGCATCAAATAAACTCGGTTCTTGCAGGCATGAAGCACGCAAAACATAATGTGGATGATCAAGCCACGATGAGTCCACTTTCCCGACTAAAGCCTCATGAGGGATTGTCTCTATGGTTTCTTCTTTTAAAAGTAACCGTTGCCAAAGTTCGTCTACACTCCCAGCTTTCGGGAACAATCCGGCCATTCCAACAATGGCAATCGCTTCTTCACTCATGCGATTCCCTCTAGATCTAGCCCTTGCTCACGCACTTCTTTTTCTAGGCTTTCAGCAATCACCAATTGATCAGCAATGACCGTTTGTAAGTGACTACGTGTTGTGAGTGGATTTAGC
This DNA window, taken from Vibrio tapetis subsp. tapetis, encodes the following:
- a CDS encoding beta-ketoacyl synthase N-terminal-like domain-containing protein; its protein translation is MSEEAIAIVGMAGLFPKAGSVDELWQRLLLKEETIETIPHEALVGKVDSSWLDHPHYVLRASCLQEPSLFDASFFDITPAEAEMMDPQQRLFLQICWQSLENAGYPEPETVGLKTGVFGGCSIGTYFANNILGNPKYAHRDPVSIMMANDKDFLCTRVAYKLNLTGPAMTVQTACSTSLVAVHQACQALLAGECDLALAGGASISAYGPMGYLYSPQGIRSKDGHCRPFDHQSSGTLFGDGVGAVTLKRLEDAQSDNDYIYAVVRGSAVNNDGASKAGFTAPSLAGQTEVIQEAMNVAGVGPEEIHFVEAHGTATELGDPMELSALKSAYGECGSQYCALGSIKSNIGHLDCASGIAALIKAAKTIEQRVLPATLHYEIT
- a CDS encoding acyltransferase domain-containing protein, which produces MFSQQHHVLQWSTPSYAQSVETVRLFEQSKSVRAHSLGDIEWTLRHTRKAFSHRCSCVIEPNQVLADALEQPIVSQRQCDQLVYVFTGQGSQFSGMAAGIYHSYPVARAMIDQGCAYIERSYGVQLLPLLTEASNDLDEALQNTALVQPALFILAMSYLELLKSTKLSPDTLVGHSLGEFVAACYAGVWNYETALDLVFLRGSLMARAEKGAMIACHLAENQLHEVLGEDWKQKVDLAAINSETQLVLSVQNGELAWLLKVLNDNSVRHTQLNTSQAYHSRAMEPILQEFSAVVEQSCPNFPRHTWYSNVTGIEVDLQQVTTAQYWSDHLRNTVKFGDAVTNIHREYPNALYLEIGAKPQLSPLISEVTSTVTNTANKPNHSGVGQWLTTLATLWVHGFNIDWQDWCSDEGRRVPLPSIALAPQRYWAEIELTVKALSDSKATQSGEVEEIAKRSDPVSMKSIWSNILGINASELSDDDHFFALGGSSVDLLDLVRQVSLHGGQLSVSEAYQCLNLKTMEDKVNGGYRQRPQHLDKQSETIEPFELSTLSLEEKTVIIKQWKTRGESCGNLE